A window from Carassius gibelio isolate Cgi1373 ecotype wild population from Czech Republic chromosome B3, carGib1.2-hapl.c, whole genome shotgun sequence encodes these proteins:
- the nog1 gene encoding noggin-1, which yields MDLPQGLVTVYLLLVSLAQCQHYYLLRPIPSDTLPLLELKEDPDPIYDPRERDLNETELRSALGDFDSRFLSVNPPQDRYTGNEDLEELDLQQQNPTGMMPKDIKNLDFDAQWGKKRKASKKLKRRLQMWLWSYSFCPVLYAWNDLGARFWPRFVRAGSCNSKRSCSVPEGMVCKPAKSTHITLLRWRCVQRRGALKCAWIPVQYPIITECKCSCAN from the coding sequence ATGGATCTCCCGCAGGGCTTGGTGACGGTGTACCTGCTCTTGGTGTCTCTCGCTCAGTGTCAGCACTATTATCTTCTCAGACCCATTCCGAGTGACACTTTACCCCTGCTGGAGCTCAAGGAGGACCCTGACCCCATCTACGACCCGCGAGAGCGGGATCTAAACGAGACCGAGCTGCGGAGCGCGCTTGGGGACTTTGACAGCCGCTTTCTGTCCGTCAATCCTCCTCAGGACCGCTATACCGGCAACGAGGATCTGGAGGAGCTGGACCTCCAGCAGCAGAACCCCACCGGGATGATGCCCAAAGACATCAAGAACCTGGACTTTGACGCGCAGTGGGGCAAGAAGCGCAAGGCCAGCAAGAAGCTGAAGCGCAGGCTGCAGATGTGGCTCTGGTCCTACTCGTTTTGTCCGGTGCTGTACGCGTGGAACGACCTCGGCGCGCGCTTCTGGCCGCGCTTTGTGCGCGCGGGGAGCTGCAACAGTAAGCGCTCCTGCTCGGTGCCGGAGGGAATGGTGTGCAAACCGGCCAAATCCACGCACATCACGCTGCTACGATGGAGATGCGTGCAGAGGCGAGGCGCACTCAAGTGCGCGTGGATACCGGTGCAGTATCCCATCATCACCGAGTGCAAATGCTCCTGTGCGAACTGA